In Flavobacterium piscisymbiosum, the sequence GTGCTCTGCCTTGATACCAACCAGGAAAAATCGAAATAAACGAAACTTCTCCTTTTGAATCTGTAGTTTGTCTGCCTCTTAAAAAATGTACGGAAGTATAATCTGTCTGTTGCATTGAAGTTCCGCCATATTCTGAATAATTACCGTCTTTGTCGCAATGCCAGACATCAACCAGAACACCGGCCAATGGCGAGCAATTATTATTTTTATTTTCGATGACCAAATTAATTAGTAAAGCAACTCCAACTCTGTCAGATTTTATGTTTTCTAAAACTAACTGACTAGGTGTTTTAATGGGGAACGGACCTTTGGTTTCTGATGGAGAAACGGAGCAGCTTCCATCTCCGGAATCATCATTGTCACTTTTAGAACATGATTCTAATAATTTAGAAGCTGTAGCTAGTGAAGCAATTCCTAAGATACCATTTCGGATAAATTTTTTTCTGTCCATAATCCGTTATTTTTAATTTATTGCGGTTTGAATTTTATCTAATTTTAAATTCAGATGCACACGATAATATTCATTGTCTTGTGTGATGCTGAGTTCATGTGCATTTGGATAAAGCAAATCCAGGCGGTTTTGAATGTTTACCAACCCAATTCCTGAGTTTTCTGGATCTTTTACATAGTTTTCAATTGTATTTTCTATCCAGAAATCAAGACTGTTTTCCAGAATAAAAATCTTAATTTTTACATGTGCTGCACCTTTATAATCGGTTCCGTATTTAAAAGCATTTTCAACAAATGAAATAAGTAACAAAGGTTCTATAAATTTGTTTTTCGTATCACCATGAACATTTATAACAATGTCTTCGATGTTGTTTAGCCTCAGTTTTTGCAATTCAATATAATTCTGAATATAATTGACTTCTTTTTCTAAAGCCACCGTTTTATTGTCTGTTTCGTAGAGCATATAGCGCATTAATTCTGACAATGTCACGATGGCATCAGGGACCAAATCAGATTTCTTGTGTGCCAGAGAATAAATACTATTTAAGGAATTGAATAAAAAATGCGGATTGGTTTGCTTGCGCAGATAAATCAATTCAGTATTTGTTCGGTGTGTTTCGGCGATTAATTTGTTTTGCTGGTTGTTATAAAATTCTGTTAGTGTTCTTATAATGGCGCTTATAGTGATAATTAAAATATAAAAAAACGAAGGGCCAATTTTAAAAAATAAAGGCTGTCTTGTTGCTAGTACCGCAGCTCTCACTCTTCGGCCTTTGTACATTAATTTAAAATCTTCGGGCGGTATTGTGTGTATGGTACCGGTTGGTTTTAATTGTCTTACTTGCGAAAAGTCAGGAATAAAATAATTAATCCTTATGATCATAAACAATAAGATGAGGGCAAATACAAATACAAAATAGAGCCAGTATTTTTTTTCTAAAAGTAATACGGGAACCAAATAAAAATAATTAAGGTAGAACAGGATAATTCCTGTAGCCCATTGTACATAAAAATCATTGTTGATCCTGAACGGACTTTCATAAAACTGAATTAATGAAGTCAGAATGAAGAAAACCCATATGATGCAATGGAATAAGATTTTATTTGAACTCGTATTTCTGATAGTATCTATTGTCATTTATAATTTAATTTTTAATAAAATTAAATCATTTTTGGTTACGGTTGGTGATATGTTCTGATGGAGTTTGTCTACTACTAAATGAGCCACTTTTAATGCATCATTTTCTGTTGCAAAACTTTTGGTGTCGTTTATTACCGGAATGACAGATTGCTTAATAATAATTTTATTTTTAAAAGCGATTGTATATCCCCAACCTGAGGCTGTTTTAAATGATTCTGTTTTAAAAGGTTCATTTTTAGTGCAGGCTGTAAATTGTAAAACCAGTAAAAGAAACAATAAATTCTTCTGGATTTTACTCCAGAAGAATTGTCTTTTTGTATTAATTATCGTTGTCATTTTGTTCCTCTAAAGGTTTAAATTCCCACGCATCATCAAAATAGGTTGAACCTACTCTTCCAAGCATATAAAAACCACGATTGTTAATAGCAAAACCAACCGCATCTGTTCTGCTGGCTCCTTCCATCGGGGTTCTTTCTACCCATAAATCTGTTGACGGATTGTACTCCCAGATTGTTTTTATATTTTCTCCACCTACAACATATCCTAAACCATCCATAGTAAAACTTGAGGCATTCGAACGAACAATTGCATATTCATCATTATAAGTATAATCATCGTCTGTATCCTTATCGATATCACGTTTTCTTGTCCAAACCTCTGTAGCGGGATCAAACTCCCAGAAATCTTCCTGATAAACACCATTATTAATTCCGGTTCCAAAATAAACTTTATCAGCAATAACAAAAGCAGTAGCATTACGTCGTTTGTTTCCGCTAAATCCGTTTACCAGTGTCCATGTATTGGCTTGGTCATTGTACTGATAAAAATCTTTAAGGTAATTTCCATCATAACCAGTCCCAAAATAAGCTTTTCCGCCAGCCTGAAAACCTACAGCCGCATAACGGCCAGTTCCTGCAAAATCAGTTTTTTGTGTCCAGGTGTTACTTGTTGGATCATATTGATAAAAGTCTTTTAGTTTATTGGTTCCGTCGTAGCCAAGACCTACATATCCTTTATTGTTAAGGGTAAAACTAGAAGCAGAACTTCTTCCAATTCCTGTAAAATCGGCTTTTTGTTCCCAATAATCTCCAGTCGAATTATAAGCCCATAAATCTTTTAAATAAACATCACCAGTATAACCGGTTGCTACATAAGCATAATCTCCAATAACAAAACTGGTTGCACTAGATCTTGCAGGGCCATCAAATGCTGATTTTTTAATCCAGTTTCCTATCAAATCATCGTCGTCATTATCGTTGCTGCAGCCTATAAAAAAGAGACTCGAAAACAATGCCGCGAATAATATTCCTTTTTTTAAATTATTCATAGTGTATTAAATTTATTTATTGTTTGTATTTGATGCCAACTCCTAAAACGTAACCATTACCGGTATTAAAGTCATATACTTTATGATTATCATTATCGATTAGATTGTATTTTTTATCAAAATCATATCCGGCTTTAAAATTTAGAAACCAGTTTTTGTCTACATTTCTTTCGTATTCAAGTGCCGAAGTCATTTGCGATAAACTGACTTTTGATGCATTGTCATTTAGATTTTTTTGTGGGTCTAAATGATAATAATTACCATTAAAACTATTGCTTAAACTAAACTTGTTTCGAATATTATTAGAGTATGAAATTTTTGAATCCGGAAAACCAATAAGTAAAGAAGCTTTGTTATTTATATTGTAATTTAAGGATAAAACAGGCAAGAATTTCGGAGAACCAAAAGCAGTTGTTCTGGATATTCCAAGATTAACAGACGTCTTTGAATTTAGTTTTTGGCTCATGACAAAACTTCCTAAAAGCGTGAAATCATTGCTATCTAAATTGCTTTGAAAATTTACCGTTGGCGTAATCGAAAAATTAAGATTTGTTGCATTTGAAAGCTCATGAGAAAATTCAAACTTATTCTTAATCTGATTGAATTGATCTAAATTCCCGTACTTGATATTGCTGTCTAATTCATAGTTTACTTTCAAATTCGAGTATTCTAATGTGTTTGTTATTTTGTTTTTCGCATTTATTTCTTTAGTAAACGATACACCAATATTGGTTTCGTTAAATTCAATTTTATCCGTAGGTTCTGTTTTTATATTCGCATTTACTGAAAAGTTCTCCTGAGCTTTCATGTTGAAAATTGAAATCAAAAAAACCGAACAAATTAAAAACCTTGTTTTCATTACTTATTTATTGGTTCAAAAGTAGGTGGCTAGTGGTTTTAAAAAAAAGAAGATATATGTACGGCTCTTTTTGATAGACTAAATGCCATTTTTTAAGGCTGAGTGAAGTATTTGATGGTATTTACGTATGGTAGATGCTTTTTTGCCTTTTATAGTCTAAAAACGCTTGGCTGTATATGTTATAGTGTAGTGCAGGAGAGTGCAATTTATATTTGTTCAAAAAATTGATTATGCACAAGTTTATATTGATGTTGTTTTTGGCAGTAACCGTAATTTCATGCGGAACTGATTCTGATGCTGGCGAATTTGTTGTGGGATCAGATTATTTGGCTGTTGGTAATAAAGTCATTTTAATTGATACTGTAACGGTAGAAATGTCTACGATAAATTTCGATTCCCTTGTTACCTCCAGTCAAAACCGCATTTTGATTGGTAATTATGAAGATCCAATTTTTGGAAAGGTAAAATCGAACAGTTATTTTCAATTGGCTTCAAATTCCTATGCATTAAATACTAGCGGTTCTGATACAGAAACGACCAATTATGTTTTTGATTCTATTTCGATGATTTTAAAATACGATAACTATTATTATGGTGATACCACAAAAGTGCAGACTTTTAATATTCATCGGTTAACTCAAAAAGTAAAACCCAATACTGATGATAAAAGTTTTTATAATAATTCGTCATTAAGTTATAGCGATGAAAGTTTAGGAACCATTTCATACAAACCAAGGCCGCTCGAAAAAGACTCAATTAATATAAAAATGAGTGATGCTTTTGGATCTGCTCTGTTTCAGAAATTAAAGAAAAGAGAAATTACAGATTTTGATAGTTTTAGTGAATATCTAAAAGGCCTCGTTCTGGTGCCATCAACTTCAAATTCTGCCAGTGTAATTGGTTTTCATGTGGCAACAAGCAAGGTCCGGTTGTATTATTCAAAATATCAGGCAGATACTGAAGAAGTTCCTTTTATATTAGATTTTACCATTGCAGATGCCACAAAACAATTCAATGCTATTTCATCTGATAAAAGCGGAACAATGCTTGAAAATTTGCCTGTATCTAATAGTAAACTATCAAGTACATTAACGAATAGGCAAGGCTTTATCCAATCCGGTTCTGGGGTTGCCTGTAGAATCGATTTCCCGAACGTTAAACAGCTCAAGCACATTTCGGCCAATGGAGCAATTGTAGATGCCCAAATACTTCTAAAACCAGTAAGTAATACTTTTTCTGAAAAATATCCTCTTGCTGATTCCTTAAAAGTTTATGTGGGGGATAATTTAAATAGGCTGAGTGGTTCATTACTGAATTCTGCCGGTACTGCGGTTTTTGGTATTCTGAACAAAAAAAGCGATGAATTTAATGAAAACATTGGGTATACAATTCCAATTGGTGCTTTTTTACAAAAAGAAATGCTAAAAGCATCAGATTCCAGATCTTCTCTTATTCTAACATTGCCGGCAATTTCTAAATCAGTAAATAGAATTGTTTTAGGAGATCAAAAACATTTGAACAATAAAATTCAGCTTAAAATTTATTACATCTCTTATTAATGAAAAGTAAATTAGTCTATTTAAGTGGCTTCA encodes:
- a CDS encoding intradiol ring-cleavage dioxygenase; this encodes MDRKKFIRNGILGIASLATASKLLESCSKSDNDDSGDGSCSVSPSETKGPFPIKTPSQLVLENIKSDRVGVALLINLVIENKNNNCSPLAGVLVDVWHCDKDGNYSEYGGTSMQQTDYTSVHFLRGRQTTDSKGEVSFISIFPGWYQGRAPHIHVEVLSTSGSSLLVTQIAFPETVSSTVYSSTNYAAHGQADTSNTKDNVFSDSLSDELATLTGNLTDGYTLSKTIIVKG
- a CDS encoding sensor histidine kinase, whose protein sequence is MTIDTIRNTSSNKILFHCIIWVFFILTSLIQFYESPFRINNDFYVQWATGIILFYLNYFYLVPVLLLEKKYWLYFVFVFALILLFMIIRINYFIPDFSQVRQLKPTGTIHTIPPEDFKLMYKGRRVRAAVLATRQPLFFKIGPSFFYILIITISAIIRTLTEFYNNQQNKLIAETHRTNTELIYLRKQTNPHFLFNSLNSIYSLAHKKSDLVPDAIVTLSELMRYMLYETDNKTVALEKEVNYIQNYIELQKLRLNNIEDIVINVHGDTKNKFIEPLLLISFVENAFKYGTDYKGAAHVKIKIFILENSLDFWIENTIENYVKDPENSGIGLVNIQNRLDLLYPNAHELSITQDNEYYRVHLNLKLDKIQTAIN
- a CDS encoding DUF4907 domain-containing protein, which encodes MTTIINTKRQFFWSKIQKNLLFLLLVLQFTACTKNEPFKTESFKTASGWGYTIAFKNKIIIKQSVIPVINDTKSFATENDALKVAHLVVDKLHQNISPTVTKNDLILLKIKL
- a CDS encoding Kelch repeat-containing protein, producing MNNLKKGILFAALFSSLFFIGCSNDNDDDDLIGNWIKKSAFDGPARSSATSFVIGDYAYVATGYTGDVYLKDLWAYNSTGDYWEQKADFTGIGRSSASSFTLNNKGYVGLGYDGTNKLKDFYQYDPTSNTWTQKTDFAGTGRYAAVGFQAGGKAYFGTGYDGNYLKDFYQYNDQANTWTLVNGFSGNKRRNATAFVIADKVYFGTGINNGVYQEDFWEFDPATEVWTRKRDIDKDTDDDYTYNDEYAIVRSNASSFTMDGLGYVVGGENIKTIWEYNPSTDLWVERTPMEGASRTDAVGFAINNRGFYMLGRVGSTYFDDAWEFKPLEEQNDNDN
- a CDS encoding DUF6268 family outer membrane beta-barrel protein, with the translated sequence MKTRFLICSVFLISIFNMKAQENFSVNANIKTEPTDKIEFNETNIGVSFTKEINAKNKITNTLEYSNLKVNYELDSNIKYGNLDQFNQIKNKFEFSHELSNATNLNFSITPTVNFQSNLDSNDFTLLGSFVMSQKLNSKTSVNLGISRTTAFGSPKFLPVLSLNYNINNKASLLIGFPDSKISYSNNIRNKFSLSNSFNGNYYHLDPQKNLNDNASKVSLSQMTSALEYERNVDKNWFLNFKAGYDFDKKYNLIDNDNHKVYDFNTGNGYVLGVGIKYKQ
- a CDS encoding DUF4270 family protein; translation: MHKFILMLFLAVTVISCGTDSDAGEFVVGSDYLAVGNKVILIDTVTVEMSTINFDSLVTSSQNRILIGNYEDPIFGKVKSNSYFQLASNSYALNTSGSDTETTNYVFDSISMILKYDNYYYGDTTKVQTFNIHRLTQKVKPNTDDKSFYNNSSLSYSDESLGTISYKPRPLEKDSINIKMSDAFGSALFQKLKKREITDFDSFSEYLKGLVLVPSTSNSASVIGFHVATSKVRLYYSKYQADTEEVPFILDFTIADATKQFNAISSDKSGTMLENLPVSNSKLSSTLTNRQGFIQSGSGVACRIDFPNVKQLKHISANGAIVDAQILLKPVSNTFSEKYPLADSLKVYVGDNLNRLSGSLLNSAGTAVFGILNKKSDEFNENIGYTIPIGAFLQKEMLKASDSRSSLILTLPAISKSVNRIVLGDQKHLNNKIQLKIYYISY